One Mixta gaviniae genomic window carries:
- the prfB gene encoding peptide chain release factor 2 (programmed frameshift), giving the protein MFEINPVKNRIQDLTERSDVLRGYLDYDAKKERLEEVNAELEQPDVWNEPERAQALGKERSALEAVVETLDQMSQGLDDVNGLLDLAVEAEDEETFNEAVAELDELEKKLGELEFRRMFSGEYDSADCYIDLQAGSGGTEAQDWASMLLRMYLRWAEDKGFKTEVIEVSDGEVAGIKSATIRISGDYAFGWLRTETGVHRLVRKSPFDSGGRRHTSFSSAFVYPEVDDDIDIEINPADLRIDVYRASGAGGQHVNRTESAVRITHIPTGTVTQCQNDRSQHKNKDQAMKQMKAKLYELEMQKKNAEKQALEDNKSDIGWGSQIRSYVLDDSRIKDLRTGVETRNTQAVLDGDLDRFIEASLKAGL; this is encoded by the exons ATGTTTGAAATTAATCCGGTCAAAAACCGTATTCAGGACCTCACTGAGCGCAGCGACGTTCTTAGGGGGTATCTT GACTACGATGCCAAGAAAGAACGCCTCGAAGAAGTAAACGCCGAGCTGGAACAGCCGGACGTCTGGAACGAACCTGAACGCGCCCAGGCGCTGGGCAAAGAACGTTCCGCGCTGGAAGCCGTGGTCGAAACCCTCGATCAGATGAGCCAGGGCCTCGACGACGTCAACGGCCTGCTGGATCTGGCCGTTGAAGCGGAAGATGAAGAAACCTTCAACGAAGCCGTCGCCGAACTGGACGAGCTGGAGAAAAAACTGGGCGAACTGGAATTCCGCCGCATGTTCTCCGGCGAATATGACAGCGCCGACTGCTACATTGACCTGCAGGCGGGATCCGGCGGCACCGAAGCGCAGGATTGGGCCAGCATGCTGCTGCGTATGTACCTGCGCTGGGCGGAAGACAAAGGCTTTAAAACCGAAGTCATTGAAGTCTCCGACGGCGAAGTGGCGGGCATCAAATCCGCGACCATCCGCATCTCCGGCGACTACGCCTTCGGCTGGCTGCGTACCGAAACCGGCGTACATCGCCTGGTGCGTAAAAGCCCGTTCGACTCCGGCGGCCGTCGTCACACCTCGTTCAGCTCCGCCTTCGTCTACCCGGAAGTGGATGACGACATCGATATCGAAATCAACCCGGCGGACCTGCGCATCGACGTCTACCGCGCATCCGGCGCGGGCGGTCAGCACGTTAACCGTACCGAATCGGCCGTGCGTATCACCCACATTCCGACCGGCACCGTCACCCAGTGTCAGAATGACCGCTCCCAGCATAAAAACAAAGACCAGGCCATGAAGCAGATGAAAGCCAAGCTTTATGAACTGGAAATGCAAAAGAAAAATGCTGAGAAACAGGCGCTGGAAGACAACAAATCTGATATCGGCTGGGGCAGCCAGATCCGCTCTTACGTGCTGGATGATTCACGCATCAAAGATCTGCGCACCGGCGTGGAAACGCGCAACACGCAGGCAGTGCTGGACGGCGATCTGGATCGCTTCATTGAAGCAAGTTTGAAAGCAGGGCTATAA
- a CDS encoding trypsin-like peptidase domain-containing protein: protein MRKILALLVLSLTGCSVGHYEYSREAQKRVDMTVTGIPTVLGLGTLGTTIPLTPEYSLTAAHVAKLSLYKVKAWHPECDLAIVYHKNDEQNLPPRFRNGFMGDRIALYGYSFYTAMPVASSGTNLLNTQLQNRWNKASCVAVASNAGVVQGMSGGAVYNVSDDTLAGVIVGYSREINDKRSGGTLYKNVALYIPYARFESWLQAEIKS, encoded by the coding sequence ATGCGCAAGATATTGGCCCTGCTGGTTTTGAGCCTGACCGGCTGTTCGGTGGGTCATTATGAATACAGTCGCGAGGCGCAGAAGCGCGTCGATATGACAGTGACCGGCATTCCCACGGTATTAGGTTTAGGCACGCTGGGCACCACCATTCCGCTGACGCCGGAATATAGCCTGACCGCCGCCCACGTCGCGAAACTCTCGCTCTATAAAGTGAAGGCGTGGCACCCCGAGTGCGATCTGGCCATCGTTTATCACAAGAATGATGAGCAAAACCTGCCGCCGCGCTTTCGCAACGGCTTTATGGGCGATCGCATCGCGCTTTATGGCTACAGTTTTTATACCGCGATGCCGGTGGCCTCCTCCGGCACCAATCTGCTGAACACCCAACTGCAAAACCGCTGGAACAAAGCGAGCTGCGTGGCCGTCGCCTCTAATGCGGGCGTGGTGCAGGGAATGTCCGGCGGCGCGGTCTATAACGTCTCAGACGATACGCTCGCCGGGGTGATCGTCGGCTACAGCCGCGAGATTAATGATAAGCGCAGCGGCGGCACGCTATATAAAAACGTGGCGCTTTATATCCCTTACGCGCGTTTCGAAAGCTGGCTGCAGGCGGAAATCAAATCCTGA
- a CDS encoding MFS transporter, with protein sequence MPVSLLALALSAFAIGTTEFVIMGLLPEVAGDLRVSIPSAGWLISGYALGVAIGAPVMALLTARLPRKRTLILLMSIFIIGNVLCALAYSYNLLMLARIVTALCHGAFFGIGSVVAASLVAPNRQASAVALMFTGLTLANVLGVPLGTWFGQLFGWRATFWGVAVIGVLAFIALIVSLPTNKDEKPVHLASEISALANGKLWLSLLMTVCFAAAMFALFSYIAPLLLQVTGISNRGVSWTLFLIGAGLTVGNIIGGKLADWKVSFSLILSFALIALFSLAFSWTSHALWLAEITLFLWAMATFATVPGLQINVVRHGKEAPNLVSTLNISAFNVGNALGAWVGGAVIDGGYGLTAVPVAAAVLAALGLIVCLITFRRTGGQTQTARA encoded by the coding sequence ATGCCTGTTTCACTACTGGCTCTGGCGCTGAGTGCGTTTGCAATCGGCACCACCGAGTTCGTTATTATGGGATTATTGCCGGAGGTGGCGGGCGACCTGCGCGTTTCTATTCCTTCCGCCGGCTGGCTGATCAGCGGCTATGCGCTGGGCGTGGCGATCGGCGCGCCGGTTATGGCGTTGCTGACCGCACGCCTGCCGCGTAAACGCACGCTGATCTTGCTGATGTCGATTTTTATTATCGGCAATGTGCTGTGCGCGCTGGCCTACAGCTACAACCTGCTGATGCTGGCGCGCATTGTGACCGCGCTCTGTCACGGCGCCTTCTTCGGTATTGGTTCAGTGGTGGCCGCCAGCCTGGTAGCGCCTAACCGCCAGGCTTCCGCCGTGGCGCTGATGTTTACCGGCCTGACGCTGGCGAACGTGCTGGGCGTACCGCTCGGTACCTGGTTCGGTCAGCTGTTCGGCTGGCGCGCCACCTTCTGGGGTGTGGCGGTAATTGGCGTGCTGGCGTTTATCGCCCTGATCGTGAGCCTGCCGACCAACAAAGATGAAAAGCCGGTGCATCTCGCCAGCGAAATCAGCGCACTGGCGAACGGCAAGCTCTGGCTGTCGCTGCTGATGACCGTCTGCTTCGCGGCGGCGATGTTCGCCCTGTTCAGCTATATTGCGCCGCTGCTGCTGCAGGTCACCGGCATCAGCAACCGCGGCGTCAGCTGGACGCTGTTCCTGATCGGCGCCGGGCTGACGGTGGGCAATATCATCGGCGGCAAGCTGGCGGACTGGAAAGTGTCGTTCAGCCTGATCCTCAGCTTCGCGCTGATTGCGTTGTTCTCGCTGGCCTTTAGCTGGACCAGCCACGCCCTCTGGCTGGCTGAAATCACCCTGTTCCTGTGGGCGATGGCGACCTTCGCCACCGTGCCGGGCCTGCAAATCAATGTGGTACGCCACGGCAAAGAGGCGCCGAACCTGGTCTCAACGCTGAACATCTCCGCGTTTAACGTTGGCAACGCGCTGGGCGCATGGGTCGGCGGCGCGGTTATCGATGGCGGCTACGGCCTGACCGCCGTGCCGGTGGCCGCCGCGGTACTGGCCGCGCTGGGGCTGATTGTCTGCCTGATCACCTTCCGCCGCACCGGCGGCCAGACGCAGACCGCGCGTGCTTAA
- the xerD gene encoding site-specific tyrosine recombinase XerD produces MQDNDLIEQFLDALWIERNLAQNTLTSYRQDLLSLSGWLAHHQRSLLQADAADLQAFLAERVEGGYKATSSARLLSATRRLFQYLYREKLRDDDPSALLSSPRLPQRLPKDLSEAQVERLLQAPSVDQPIELRDKAMLELLYATGLRVSELVGLTISDVSLRQGVVRVIGKGNKERLVPLGEEAIHWLEQYMEYGRPWLLNGRAIDVLFPSNRAQQMTRQTFWHRIKHYATLAGIDSEKLSPHVLRHAFATHLLNHGADLRVVQMLLGHSDLSTTQIYTHVATERLRQLHQQHHPRA; encoded by the coding sequence ATGCAGGATAACGATCTTATTGAACAGTTTCTCGATGCGCTGTGGATAGAGCGTAACCTGGCGCAAAACACCCTGACCTCCTATCGCCAGGATCTGCTGTCGCTGAGTGGCTGGCTGGCGCATCATCAGCGCTCTCTGCTGCAGGCGGACGCGGCCGATTTACAGGCTTTTCTTGCCGAGCGCGTCGAGGGCGGCTATAAAGCCACCAGCTCGGCGCGTCTGTTAAGCGCGACGCGGCGGCTGTTTCAATATCTCTATCGTGAAAAGTTGCGCGATGACGATCCCAGCGCGCTGCTCTCGTCGCCCAGGCTGCCGCAGCGTCTGCCGAAAGATCTGTCGGAAGCTCAGGTTGAGCGGCTGCTGCAGGCGCCCAGCGTCGATCAGCCGATCGAGCTGCGTGATAAAGCGATGCTGGAGCTGCTGTACGCCACCGGGCTGCGCGTTTCAGAACTGGTTGGATTGACGATAAGCGACGTCAGCCTGCGCCAGGGCGTAGTCCGCGTGATCGGTAAAGGCAACAAAGAGCGGCTGGTGCCGCTGGGCGAAGAGGCGATACACTGGCTGGAACAGTATATGGAGTATGGCCGCCCGTGGCTGCTGAATGGCCGCGCCATTGACGTGCTGTTTCCCAGCAATCGCGCGCAGCAGATGACCCGACAAACTTTCTGGCACCGCATCAAGCATTATGCCACGCTGGCCGGCATCGACAGCGAGAAGCTGTCGCCGCACGTGCTGCGGCACGCCTTCGCCACGCATCTGTTGAACCACGGCGCGGATTTACGTGTCGTACAGATGCTGCTGGGGCACAGCGATCTCTCCACGACGCAGATTTATACGCATGTCGCCACCGAGCGTCTGCGTCAGTTACATCAACAGCATCATCCGCGCGCCTGA
- a CDS encoding LysR family transcriptional regulator, giving the protein MANITHRHIEIFHAVMTSGNLTAAAGLLHTSQPTVSRELARFEKLTGLRLFERVRGRLHPTVQGLRLFEEVQRSWYGLDRIISAAEGLRQFRQGELSIACLPVFSQSLLPPLCQPFLQRYPDLSLNIIPQESPLLEEWLSAQRHDLGLTETHVTPAGTERIELLTLNEVCVLPAQHPLAARRILTPQDFAGERYISLSRSDSYRQLLDALFHEQGVQRRMVMETHSAASVCAMVRAGVGISVVNPLTALDYAASGVVMRRFSVEVPFTVSLIRPLHRPASALVTAFSEHLQQAAAQFAPRLNAQLD; this is encoded by the coding sequence ATGGCGAACATTACCCATCGGCATATCGAAATTTTTCATGCGGTGATGACCAGCGGCAACCTGACCGCCGCCGCCGGGCTGCTGCATACCTCTCAGCCCACCGTCAGTCGCGAGCTGGCGCGCTTTGAAAAGCTGACCGGCCTGCGTCTGTTTGAGCGGGTACGCGGACGGTTGCATCCCACGGTGCAGGGGCTGCGGCTGTTTGAAGAGGTGCAGCGCTCCTGGTACGGGCTTGATCGCATTATCAGCGCGGCGGAGGGGCTGCGGCAGTTCCGCCAGGGCGAACTCTCTATCGCCTGCCTGCCGGTATTTTCGCAGTCGCTGCTGCCGCCGCTCTGTCAGCCGTTTTTGCAGCGCTACCCCGATCTCAGCCTGAACATTATTCCGCAGGAGTCCCCGCTGCTGGAAGAGTGGCTCTCGGCACAGCGCCATGACCTGGGCCTGACGGAAACTCACGTCACGCCCGCCGGCACCGAGCGCATCGAACTGCTGACGCTGAACGAGGTGTGCGTACTGCCCGCGCAGCATCCGCTGGCGGCGCGGCGCATTCTGACGCCGCAGGACTTTGCCGGTGAGCGTTATATCAGCCTTTCGCGTTCCGACAGCTATCGTCAGCTATTGGACGCGTTGTTTCATGAGCAGGGGGTGCAGCGCAGAATGGTCATGGAGACGCACAGCGCGGCGTCGGTCTGCGCGATGGTACGCGCGGGGGTGGGCATTTCCGTGGTGAATCCGCTGACGGCGCTTGATTATGCCGCCAGCGGGGTGGTGATGCGGCGCTTCAGCGTTGAGGTGCCCTTTACAGTGAGCCTGATCCGCCCGCTGCATCGCCCGGCTTCAGCGCTGGTTACCGCCTTCAGCGAGCATTTGCAGCAGGCGGCGGCGCAGTTCGCGCCGCGCCTCAACGCGCAGCTGGATTAA
- the lysS gene encoding lysine--tRNA ligase — translation MSEQQPQGADAALELNNELKARREKLSALREHGVAFPNDFRRDSISEQLHAQYDEKSNEELEALNIEVSVAGRMMTRRIMGKASFVTLQDVGGRIQLYVARDDLAEGIYNEQFKKWDLGDILGARGKLFKTKTGELSIHCTELRLLTKALRPLPDKFHGLADQETRYRQRYLDLIANEESRKTFRIRSQIMAGIRQFMVGRDFMEVETPMMQVIPGGASARPFITHHNALDIDMYLRIAPELYLKRLVVGGFDRVFEINRNFRNEGISPRHNPEFTMMELYMAYADYKDLIELTESLFRTLAQQVLGTTEVPYGDQVFDFGKPFAKLTMKEAIQKYRPETNLADLDDFDKAVAIARSLGIKVEKSWGLGRVVTEIFEETAESHLIQPTFITEYPAEVSPLARRNDTNPEITDRFEFFIGGREIGNGFSELNDAEDQADRFRQQVEAKDAGDDEAMFFDEDYVTALEHGLPPTAGLGIGIDRMVMLFTNSHTIRDVILFPALRPSGK, via the coding sequence ATGTCTGAACAACAACCGCAGGGCGCTGATGCCGCGCTTGAACTTAATAACGAACTGAAAGCGCGTCGTGAAAAGCTCAGCGCGCTGCGTGAACATGGCGTGGCGTTCCCGAACGATTTCCGCCGCGACAGCATCTCCGAACAGCTGCACGCGCAGTATGACGAGAAAAGCAACGAAGAGCTGGAAGCGCTGAACATCGAAGTCAGCGTGGCGGGCCGAATGATGACGCGCCGCATTATGGGCAAAGCGTCATTCGTTACGCTGCAGGACGTCGGCGGCCGCATCCAGCTTTACGTGGCGCGCGATGACCTGGCGGAAGGCATTTATAACGAACAGTTTAAAAAGTGGGACCTCGGCGACATCCTCGGCGCGCGCGGCAAGCTGTTCAAAACCAAAACCGGCGAACTCTCTATCCACTGCACCGAACTGCGCCTGCTGACGAAAGCGCTGCGTCCGCTGCCGGATAAATTCCACGGCCTCGCCGATCAGGAAACGCGCTATCGTCAGCGCTACCTCGATCTGATCGCCAACGAAGAGTCGCGCAAGACCTTCCGCATTCGCTCCCAGATCATGGCCGGCATTCGCCAGTTCATGGTGGGCCGCGACTTTATGGAAGTAGAAACCCCGATGATGCAGGTGATCCCGGGCGGCGCCTCCGCGCGTCCGTTCATTACCCATCATAACGCCCTCGACATCGATATGTACCTGCGTATCGCGCCGGAACTCTATCTGAAACGTCTGGTAGTGGGCGGTTTCGATCGCGTTTTCGAAATCAACCGCAACTTCCGTAACGAAGGCATCTCGCCGCGCCATAATCCTGAGTTCACCATGATGGAACTCTATATGGCCTACGCGGATTATAAAGATCTGATCGAGCTGACCGAAAGCCTGTTCCGCACCCTGGCGCAGCAGGTGCTGGGTACCACCGAAGTGCCTTACGGCGACCAGGTGTTCGATTTCGGCAAGCCGTTCGCTAAGCTGACGATGAAAGAAGCGATTCAGAAATACCGTCCGGAAACCAACCTGGCCGATCTGGATGACTTCGACAAAGCAGTCGCCATCGCGCGTTCGCTGGGCATCAAAGTAGAGAAAAGCTGGGGCCTGGGCCGCGTCGTCACTGAGATCTTCGAAGAGACGGCAGAAAGCCATCTGATCCAGCCGACCTTCATCACCGAATATCCGGCGGAAGTCTCCCCGCTGGCGCGCCGCAACGACACCAACCCGGAAATCACCGACCGCTTTGAATTCTTTATCGGCGGTCGTGAAATCGGCAACGGCTTCTCCGAGCTGAACGATGCGGAAGATCAGGCCGATCGTTTCCGTCAGCAGGTGGAAGCGAAAGATGCCGGCGACGACGAAGCGATGTTCTTCGATGAAGATTACGTTACCGCGCTGGAGCATGGTCTGCCGCCGACCGCAGGTCTGGGCATTGGTATCGACCGCATGGTAATGCTGTTCACCAACAGCCATACCATCCGCGACGTGATCCTCTTCCCGGCGCTGCGTCCGTCCGGCAAGTAA
- the dsbC gene encoding bifunctional protein-disulfide isomerase/oxidoreductase DsbC produces MKKTFAIVALLAASVAGVVQADDAAIQQSLRKLGLQQTEIQPSPLAGMKTVLSESGVLYVSEDGKHFIQGPLYDVSGAHPVNVTNQQLQKKVDALSKEMIVYKAPKEQHVITVFTDITCGYCRKLHQEMADYNALGITVRYLAFPREGMNGQVAKEMKSIWCAADRNKAFDAAMKGDEVSPIDCKIDLEKHYQLGILFGIQGTPAILMENGMMIPGYQGPQEMKQLLDKQKSGS; encoded by the coding sequence ATGAAAAAAACTTTTGCCATCGTCGCCTTGCTGGCTGCTTCTGTTGCTGGCGTAGTCCAGGCGGACGACGCCGCGATCCAGCAATCTTTACGCAAGCTGGGTCTGCAGCAGACGGAAATCCAGCCTTCGCCGCTGGCCGGTATGAAAACCGTGCTGTCTGAAAGCGGCGTGCTTTATGTCAGCGAGGACGGAAAGCACTTTATTCAGGGGCCGCTGTACGATGTCAGCGGCGCGCACCCGGTCAACGTCACCAATCAGCAGCTGCAGAAAAAAGTGGATGCGCTAAGCAAAGAGATGATCGTTTATAAGGCGCCGAAAGAGCAGCACGTGATTACCGTGTTCACCGATATTACCTGCGGCTACTGCCGTAAGCTGCATCAGGAGATGGCCGACTACAACGCGTTGGGCATTACCGTGCGCTATCTCGCCTTCCCGCGCGAGGGGATGAACGGGCAAGTGGCGAAGGAGATGAAGTCCATCTGGTGCGCGGCGGATCGCAATAAGGCGTTCGACGCGGCGATGAAAGGCGACGAAGTTTCCCCCATTGACTGCAAAATCGACCTTGAAAAGCACTATCAGCTGGGCATCCTGTTCGGCATTCAGGGCACGCCTGCCATCCTGATGGAAAATGGCATGATGATTCCAGGTTATCAGGGGCCGCAGGAGATGAAACAGCTTCTTGATAAACAAAAAAGCGGTAGCTAA
- the lysA gene encoding diaminopimelate decarboxylase: MPRPLNNPDSALNAANLLTLTQRYAGPFWAYDADIIRDRIAQLRQFDVVRFAQKACSNIHILRLMREAGVKVDSVSLGEIERALAAGFEAGGDEIVFTADLLDEPTLARVAELRIPVNAGSVDMLHQLGARSQGHPVWLRVNPGFGHGHSQKTNTGGENSKHGIWHGDLSQALQAIKQHGLTLVGIHMHIGSGVDYAHLEQVCEAMVSQAIALDQDIQAISAGGGLSIPYRYGEEAIDTQHYYSLWHRARERIAAHLGHPVKLEIEPGRFLTAEAGVLVAQVRAVKNMGSRHFALVDAGFSDLMRPAMYGSYHHISLLTADNDAAARALRETVVAGPLCESGDVFTQLEGGKVETRQLPAMTPGDYLVFHDTGAYGASMSSNYNSRPLIPEVLFDGGEAREIRRQQTIQELLALEM, from the coding sequence ATGCCACGTCCGCTCAATAACCCCGACAGCGCCCTGAATGCCGCCAATCTGTTAACGCTGACCCAGCGCTACGCCGGGCCGTTCTGGGCCTACGACGCCGATATTATTCGCGATCGCATCGCGCAGCTGCGGCAGTTTGACGTGGTGCGCTTCGCGCAGAAGGCCTGCTCCAATATTCATATTCTGCGCCTGATGCGCGAGGCGGGCGTAAAGGTCGATTCAGTATCGCTGGGCGAGATCGAGCGCGCGCTGGCCGCAGGCTTTGAGGCGGGCGGCGACGAGATTGTCTTCACTGCCGATCTGCTGGATGAGCCGACGCTGGCGCGCGTGGCGGAACTGCGTATTCCGGTCAACGCCGGTTCGGTGGATATGCTGCATCAGCTCGGCGCGCGCTCGCAGGGACATCCGGTCTGGCTGCGCGTCAACCCCGGCTTCGGCCACGGCCACAGCCAGAAAACCAATACCGGCGGTGAAAACAGCAAGCATGGCATCTGGCATGGCGACCTGTCGCAGGCGCTGCAGGCGATTAAACAGCACGGCCTGACGCTGGTGGGCATCCATATGCATATCGGCTCGGGGGTGGATTACGCACACCTGGAGCAGGTCTGCGAAGCGATGGTCAGCCAGGCGATCGCACTGGATCAGGATATTCAGGCGATCTCCGCCGGCGGCGGCCTTTCGATCCCCTATCGCTATGGTGAAGAAGCGATCGATACGCAGCACTACTACAGCCTGTGGCACCGCGCCCGCGAGCGCATTGCCGCGCACCTGGGCCATCCGGTGAAGCTGGAGATCGAGCCGGGCCGCTTCCTGACGGCGGAAGCGGGCGTGCTGGTGGCGCAGGTGCGCGCGGTAAAAAACATGGGCAGCCGCCACTTCGCGCTGGTGGATGCCGGCTTCAGCGATCTGATGCGTCCCGCGATGTACGGCAGCTATCACCATATTTCACTGTTGACCGCCGATAACGACGCCGCCGCGCGTGCGCTGCGCGAAACGGTGGTGGCGGGGCCGCTGTGTGAATCGGGCGATGTCTTTACCCAGCTGGAAGGAGGCAAGGTGGAAACCCGTCAGCTTCCGGCCATGACGCCGGGCGATTATCTGGTGTTCCACGATACCGGCGCCTATGGCGCGTCGATGTCCTCGAACTACAACAGCCGCCCGTTGATCCCGGAAGTGCTGTTTGATGGCGGCGAGGCGCGCGAGATCCGCCGCCAGCAGACCATTCAGGAGCTGCTGGCGCTGGAGATGTAA
- a CDS encoding cupin domain-containing protein produces MTSSSRPQCIGRWQTLEEPDKAHYRGSDEHMGIGAPLGRALGLTRIGIHHERLPPGRRLSYPHAESAEEEFVYVLEGQPHLWLNGELHPLTPGDAVAFPAGTGICHTFINNSAEEVRLLVVGEANKAENRIYYPLNPDYAATRADRWIEPPAQPLGTHDGLPDAQRK; encoded by the coding sequence ATGACCTCATCTTCCCGTCCGCAATGCATCGGCCGCTGGCAAACGCTGGAGGAGCCCGATAAGGCGCACTATCGCGGCAGCGATGAACATATGGGCATCGGCGCGCCGCTGGGCCGCGCGCTCGGTCTGACGCGCATCGGCATCCATCATGAGCGCCTGCCGCCAGGCCGCCGCCTCTCTTACCCGCACGCCGAAAGCGCCGAAGAGGAGTTCGTCTATGTGCTGGAAGGGCAGCCTCATCTCTGGCTCAATGGCGAGCTGCACCCGCTGACGCCGGGCGACGCGGTGGCATTTCCGGCCGGTACCGGCATCTGCCACACCTTTATCAACAACAGCGCAGAAGAGGTCAGGCTGCTGGTGGTGGGGGAGGCGAACAAAGCGGAAAACCGTATCTACTATCCGCTCAATCCCGACTATGCTGCCACCCGCGCCGACCGCTGGATCGAGCCGCCGGCGCAGCCGCTCGGCACCCACGACGGACTGCCGGACGCGCAGCGTAAATAA
- the recJ gene encoding single-stranded-DNA-specific exonuclease RecJ: MQLRRREAAPDTALPTDLHPLLRRLYAQRGIGDERELERGAKFLHPWQGLSGMQQAVELLHQALRDQKQIMIVGDFDADGATSTALTVLALRSMGGRHVQYLVPNRFDDGYGLSPEVVEQAAARGAELILTVDNGISSHAGVLCAHQKGIPVLVTDHHLPGETLPEAEAIVNPNLNDSTFPSRALAGVGVAFYLMLALRAHLREQGWFDSGLAIPNLAELLDLVALGTVADVVPLDANNRILVWQGMSRIRAGKCRPGIRALLEVANRDARQLAASDLGFALGPRLNAAGRLDDMSVGVALLLTEDLAQARMLASELDALNQTRKEIEQGMQAEALALCNQLERSSDALPLGLAFYHPEWHQGVVGILASRLKERFHRPVIAFAPAGDGTLKGSGRSVAGLHLRDALERLDTLNPGLILKFGGHAMAAGLSLEEAKFEQFSALFSALVGEWLDADALQGVIWSDGELTAPELTLPVAEMLRDAGPWGQAFPEPVFDGKFKLLQQRLVGERHLKVMVEPLGGGPLLDGIAFNVDTRLWPDASVRHVELAYKLDVNEFRGNRSAQLLIEHIWPL, encoded by the coding sequence ATGCAACTTCGCCGCCGTGAGGCGGCGCCCGATACGGCTTTGCCGACGGATCTTCATCCGCTGCTGCGTCGCCTTTACGCCCAGCGTGGCATAGGCGACGAGCGCGAGCTGGAGCGCGGCGCTAAGTTCCTCCATCCCTGGCAGGGGTTAAGCGGCATGCAGCAGGCGGTTGAGCTGCTGCATCAGGCGCTGCGCGATCAAAAACAGATTATGATCGTCGGCGATTTCGATGCCGATGGCGCCACCAGCACCGCGTTGACCGTGCTGGCGCTGCGTAGTATGGGCGGCCGGCACGTGCAATATCTGGTGCCTAACCGTTTCGATGATGGCTACGGCCTGAGCCCCGAGGTGGTGGAGCAGGCGGCGGCGCGCGGCGCGGAGCTGATCCTGACGGTGGATAACGGCATTTCCTCCCACGCTGGCGTGCTGTGCGCGCACCAGAAAGGGATCCCGGTGCTGGTGACCGATCACCACCTGCCGGGCGAAACGCTGCCTGAAGCGGAAGCGATCGTTAACCCTAATCTTAATGACAGCACCTTTCCGTCACGGGCGCTGGCGGGCGTCGGCGTCGCCTTTTATCTGATGCTGGCGCTGCGGGCGCATTTGCGCGAGCAGGGCTGGTTCGACAGCGGTCTGGCGATCCCGAATCTGGCGGAGCTGCTCGATCTGGTGGCGCTCGGCACGGTGGCAGACGTGGTACCGCTGGATGCCAACAACCGTATTCTGGTCTGGCAGGGCATGAGCCGCATTCGCGCCGGCAAGTGCCGTCCGGGCATTCGCGCGCTGCTGGAGGTAGCGAACCGCGACGCGCGTCAGCTGGCGGCCAGCGATTTGGGCTTCGCGCTTGGGCCGCGCCTGAATGCCGCCGGGCGTCTGGACGATATGTCAGTCGGCGTGGCGCTGCTGCTGACCGAAGATCTGGCGCAGGCACGGATGCTGGCCAGCGAGCTGGACGCGTTAAACCAGACGCGCAAAGAGATTGAGCAGGGGATGCAGGCGGAGGCGCTGGCGCTCTGTAACCAGCTGGAACGCAGCAGCGATGCGCTGCCGCTGGGACTGGCGTTTTACCATCCCGAGTGGCATCAGGGCGTGGTGGGCATTCTGGCCTCCAGGCTGAAAGAGCGTTTTCACCGCCCGGTGATCGCGTTCGCTCCGGCGGGCGACGGTACGCTGAAAGGCTCGGGCCGGTCGGTAGCGGGGCTGCATTTGCGCGATGCGCTTGAGCGTCTTGATACGCTGAATCCGGGGTTAATTCTGAAGTTCGGCGGCCATGCGATGGCGGCCGGTTTGTCGCTTGAAGAGGCGAAGTTCGAGCAGTTCAGCGCGCTGTTTAGCGCGCTGGTCGGCGAGTGGCTGGACGCGGACGCGTTACAGGGCGTGATCTGGTCGGATGGTGAACTGACGGCGCCCGAGCTAACGCTGCCGGTGGCAGAGATGCTACGCGATGCCGGCCCGTGGGGGCAGGCGTTCCCTGAACCGGTGTTCGACGGCAAGTTTAAGCTGTTGCAACAGCGTCTGGTGGGCGAGCGTCATCTGAAAGTGATGGTGGAGCCGTTAGGCGGCGGGCCTTTGCTGGACGGCATCGCATTTAATGTCGATACGCGTCTTTGGCCGGATGCCAGCGTGCGTCATGTTGAGCTGGCCTATAAGCTGGATGTGAATGAGTTTCGCGGCAACCGCAGCGCGCAGCTGCTGATCGAACATATCTGGCCGCTGTAG